AAGGGCGAGGTGCCCGAGACGCTCAAGGACAAGCAGCTCTACACGCTCGACCTCGGTGCGCTGGTCGCCGGTTCCCGTTACCGCGGTGACTTCGAGGAGCGCCTCAAGAAGGTGCTCAAGGAGATCCGCACCCGCGGCGACATCATCCTGTTCATCGACGAGATCCACACCCTCGTGGGTGCGGGTGCCGCCGAGGGCGCGATCGACGCGGCGAGCATCCTCAAGCCGATGCTGGCCCGTGGTGAGCTGCAGACCATCGGTGCCACCACGCTCGACGAGTACCGCAAGCACCTGGAGAAGGACGCCGCGCTCGAGCGCCGGTTCCAGCCGATCCAGGTGGGTGAGCCGTCGCTGGCGCACACCATCGAGATCCTGAAGGGCCTGCGCGACCGTTACGAGGCGCACCACCGCGTTTCGATCACGGACGCAGCGCTCGTGGCTGCCGCAACGCTGGCCGACAGGTACATCTCCGACCGCTTCCTGCCGGACAAGGCGATCGACCTGATCGACGAGGCCGGCGCCCGGATGCGGATCCGCCGGATGACCGCGCCGCCAGACCTGCGCGACTTCGACGAGCGCATCGCTCAGGTGCGTCGCGACAAGGAGTCCGCGATCGACGCGCAGGACTTCGAGCGCGCCGCCCAGCTGCGTGACAAGGAGAAGCAGCTCCTCGGTCAGAAGGCGCAGCGGGAGAAGGAGTGGAAGGCCGGTGACCTGGACGTCGTCAGCGAGGTTGACGACGAGCAGATCGCCGAGGTGCTCGGCAACTGGACCGGCATCCCGGTCTACAAGCTGACCGAGGAGGAGACCTCGCGCCTGCTGCGCATGGAGGACGAGCTGCACAAGCGCGTCATCGGCCAGGAGGACGCGGTCAAGGCCGTCTCGAAGGCGATCCGGCGTACCCGGGCCGGCCTGAAGGACCCGAAGCGCCCGTCGGGCTCGTTCATCTTCGCCGGCCCGTCCGGCGTCGGTAAGACCGAGCTGTCCAAGGCGCTCGCCGAGTTCCTGTTCGGCAGCGAGGACGCCCTCATCCAGCTGGACATGTCCGAGTTCCACGACCGCTACACGGTCTCCCGGCTGGTGGGTGCCCCTCCCGGCTACGTCGGCTACGACGAGGGCGGGCAGCTGACCGAGAAGGTGCGGCGTCGGCCGTTCTCGGTGGTTCTCTTCGACGAGATCGAGAAGGCCCACCCGGACGTGTTCAACACGCTGCTCCAGATCCTGGAGGACGGTCGGCTCACCGACGGTCAGGGTCGGATCGTGGACTTCAAGAACACGGTCATCATCCTGACCACCAACCTGGGCACCAGGGACGTCGCCAAGGCGGTGTCGCTCGGCTTCCAGGCTTCGGAGGACTCCGAGTCCAACTACGACCGGATGAAGCAGAAGGTCAACGACGAGCTCAAGCAGCACTTCCGGCCTGAGTTCCTCAACCGGATCGACGACACCATCGTCTTCCACCAGCTGCGCCAGAACGAGATCCTCTCGATCGTGGACATCATGATCCAGCGGATCGAGACGCAGCTGCGCAACAAGGACATGGGTCTGGAGCTGACCGACAACGCCAAGAAGTACCTGGCGATGAAGGGCTTCGACCCGGTGCTCGGTGCCCGTCCTCTGCGTCGCACGATCCAGCGCGACATCGAGGACAACCTGTCCGAGCGGATCCTGTTCAACGAGTTGACCCCGGGTCAGATCGTTGTGGTGGACTGCGAGGGCGACCCGAACGACATCGACAAGTCCAAGCTCGTGTTCCGGGGCGCGGAGAAGCCGGTGGAAGTTCCGGACGCCGTGCCGGCCGACCTCGGTGGCACCGCCGCCGCGGGCGCGGACGAGTAGCACAAGCAGCATCAGGGAGCGGGGCCCCGGTGGCGTAAGCCACCGGGGCCCCGCTCTTTTCGCTGCGCCCCTGCCCTTTCGCGCTCGTCGCGGACCTCGCCCCTGCCCGAGCGGCGGCGCGCCGGAGGGCTCGGTCAGGTGGCGAGTTCGGCGGTGGGCAGGGACGGGCCGTCGCCGGTGAGGCGGAAGGCGTCGGTGCCCACCGGTTCCACAAGCCCGTCCTGCACCAGGCCGGCCAGGGCCCGGGCTCGCTGCACGTCGTCGGTCCAGACCTGGTCCAGCCGTTGGTGGGGGACCGGTCCGGTGTTCTCCCGGAGCACCCCGAGCAGGAGACCGCGTACCTGCCGGTCGGTGCCCGCGTACCGCTGGGGGCGGCGGGTGGGTCCGGCCGGCGCCTCCTGGCCGGAGGCCCGCCACGCGCAGACCGACTCGACCGGGCAGGCCGCGCAGCGCGGTGACCGGGCCGTGCAGATCACCGCGCCCAGCTCCATGAACGCCGCACTGGCCAGGGCCGCTGCGGCCGGCTCGGCGGGCAGCAGTTCCTCGGTCGCGACCAGGTCGGCCGGTCGGGTGGCCGCCCCCGCGTCCGGTTCGCCGGCCACTGCCCGGCAGACCACCCGGCGCACATTCGTGTCGACCACCGGGTGCCGTTGCCCGTACGCGAACGTGGCCACCGCCCGTGCCGTGTACGTGCCGACCCCGGGCAGCGCCAGCAGCTGCTCCAGCCGTTCCGGCACCTGGCCGCCGTGCCGGTCCACGATCGCGACCGCGCACTCCCGCAGCCGGACGGCCCGGCGGGGGTAGCCGAGGCGCCCCCACATCCGGATCGCCTCGGCCGGGCTGTCCGCCGCCAGCGCGGCCGGGTCCGGCCAGCGGGCCAACCACGCCTGCCAGGCGGGGACCACCCGGACCACAGGCGTTTGCTGGAGCATGACCTCGCTGACCAGAATGGCCCACGGGCTGACGCCGGGCTCGCGCCACGGCAGGTCACGGGCGTGCTCTCGGTACCAGTGGCTGACCAGAGTGGCGAAATCGGGTTGAGTCATCGCGCCGTCGATGATGTCACGCGGCGCGGTCCCGCTGGATGGGCGGCTCGGGCGGGGTGTCACGGCGGCGGCCGGCGGATCGGGCAGAATGCCCGGATGAACGAGCTCGCGATCACCGTCATCGGTCGGGACCGGCCGGGCATCGTGGCCGACGTCGCCGAGGTGCTGGCCCGACTGGGCGCCAATCTCACCGACAGCACGATGACCCGGTTGCGGGGGCATTTCGCGATGACCCTCATCTGCACCGGTCCGGCCGCCGCCGAGGTCGAGGCGGCGCTGGCGCCGCTGGCCGCCGAGGGCCAGCTTCTGGCGACGGTACGCGCGGTCACCCCGGACGGTGAGGTGGCCCCAGTGGGCGAGCCGTACGTGATGGCGGTGCACGGGTCGGACCGGATGGGCATCGTCGCGGCGATGACCCGGGTGCTGGTGGACGCCGGTGGGAACGTCACCGACCTGAGCACCCGGTTGGCCGGCTCGCTCTACGTGGTGCTGGCCGAGGTGGAGTTGCCAACCGGCGTCGCCGGCACACTGATCGACCGGTTGCACCGGACGGCTGGCGAGCTGGGGGTCGAGGTCACCCTCCGGCCGGCGGATCCGGATCTGCTGTGACCGGCGAGCGGAGCGGCCCGGACACCGGCCGGAACGTCGGGACGTACGTCGGCCTGGGCGACTGGACGCCCGAGTCGCTGGCCGTGCCGGGCGAGGTGCGTGCGGTGGTGTCGGCCCCGCACCCGGTGCTGAGCCGGGCCGGCGGCGAGGTCGACCCAACGGCGGGGGACACGGTCCGGCTGGCCGCCGACCTGGTCGCCACCATGCGGGTGTCGCCGGGTTGCGTCGGCCTGGCCGCACCGCAGATCGGCGTGCCGGCCCGGGTGTTCGCCGTCGACGTGACCGGGCACCCGAAGGCCGTCACCGTGCACGGCACCTTCGTGCTCTGCAACGCCCGGGTGGTCGAGGCGACCCGGTGGAAACCGGGGCGGGAGGGCTGCATGTCGGTGCCGGACCTGACCGGGGACGTGAAGCGGGCCAGCCGGCTGGTGGTGGAGGGCGACCTGCCGGGCAGCGGGGAGCCGGTCCGTCTGGTGACCGACGGCTTCGAGGCACGGGCGTTGCAGCACGAGATCGATCACTGCGCCGGGTTGCTGTTCCTCGACCGGGTGGCCGGCGCACACGCCGTCTATCAGCGCAAGGTCTACCTCTGACGATGCGCCGGGCGATCGACCTGTCTCTCCTCAGTGGACGGTCTCCGGGTGGTGCCGGCGACGTTCCGGCGCGTCGCGGCGGGCTGGCGGGCGCAGCGCCGCTACGGTGGGAGGCATCATGCGTCTGACGGTCGGCCCCCTGCCACCCGCCGTGTACTGGCGGCGTCGCGCCGTCGTACTCGGAGCGGGGCTTCTCTTCCTGATTGTCCTGCTCTACTCCTGCACCGGCTCGGGTCGCTCCGACGATCGACCGCAGGCGGGGGCGACGTCGACGTCGGCTCCGACGTCCGCCGCGAGCCCGGGTCCCGGCGGGCCGGTGTTGACCCCGCAGACCGGCGCTCCGCCGGCCTCCGAGGATCCCGACACCGGGAGTCCGAGTCCGGAGACCACCAGCAACGACCCGCCACCGGGTTCGGCCGCCGGGTCGGTGGACGACGGCACCTGCACCGACGCGGAGATCAGCGTGACCTCGGTGGCACGGCCCACCTCCGTTCAACGCGGAGCGGTGGTCGACCTGCAGCTAAAGGTCAAGAACACCTCGGATCGGACGTGCACCCGGAACGTCGGCGCCGACCTCCAGGAGATCTTCATCAAGTCCGGGGCCGAGAAGGTGTGGTCGTCGGACACCTGCGGCAAGGTCAAGGGCTCTGACCCGCAGTCCTTCACCCCGAACTTCGAGCGTGCCTACGAGGTGGGCTGGAACGGGCGGGACACCAGCCGCTGCAACGGCAGTGGGCTGGCCGCCGGGCCCTTCCCGCCGGTCGGGACGTACCAGGTGTTCGCCCGGGTCGGCACCAAGCTCAGCGCGCCGGTAAAGCTCACCATCACCGGCTGAGCCGGGTCAGACGTACCGCTCCAGGATGGATGCCTCGGCGAGCCGGGACAGCCCCTCGCGGACGCCCCGGGCCCGGGCGTCGCCGACCCCCTCGACGGCCTGCAGGTCTTCCACCGTGGCACCCAGCAGCCGCTGGAGGCTGCCGAAGTGCACCACCAGCCGGTCGACCACCGGCACCGGCAGCCGGGGCACCTTGGCCAGCAGTCGGAAGCCCCGAGGGCTGACCGCGGCGTCCAGCGCGTCCGATGCGGCCGGGTAGCCGATCGCCTTGGCCACCGACACCAGGTCGATCAGCTCGGTGGCGCCGAGCAGGTCCAGCTCGACCAGCGCCTCGTCCAGAGTGCGGGACTTGCGGCCGACCGGGAGGTAGTCCCGGATGACAAGCGTCCGGTCGGCGTCCACGCCTGCCATCAGCTCGTCGAGCTGGAGGGCGAGCAGCCGGCCGTCGGTGCCGAGCTCGACCACGTAGCCGGCGATCTCGTCAGCGATCCGGCGGACCATCTCCAGTCGCTGCACCACCGCCACCGCGTCCCGTACGGTGACCAGATCCTCGATCTCCAGCGCGGAGAGCGTCCCGGAGACCTCGTCCAGCCGGAGCTTGTAGCGCTCCAGGGTGGCCAGCGCCTGGTTGGCCCTGGAGAGGATCGCCGCCGAGTCGTCGAGCACGTGTCGCTGACCGTTGACGTAGAGGCTGATGATCCGCATGGACTGGCTGACCGAGATGACCGGATAGCCGGTCTGCCGGGCCACCCGCTCCGCGGTGCGGTGCCGGGTGCCGGACTCCTCCGTCGGAATGGACGGGTCGGGCATCAGGTGCACGGCCGCCCGGACGATCCGGGTGCCGTCGCTGGAGAGCACGACCGCGCCGTCCATCTTGCAGAGCTCCCGCACCCGCGTCGCGGAGAACTCCACATCCAGGGGGAAGCCACCGGTGCACAGGCCCTCGACGACCTTGTCGTAGCCGAGCACGATGAGCGCGCCGGTGCGGCCGCGCAGAATGCGCTCCAACCCGTCCCGCAGAGCGGTGCCGGGTGCCATCAGGGCGAGGTTCGCCCGCAGCGGGTCCCCGGCGCTCCCGGCGGCTCCCGCGGTCACGCTGACACTGATCGTGCGGGCGGGCGAGCCCACGCCGCCGGTGCGGGCGTGGGGCGGCGCGCCGGCAGGCTTGGTGGTATCGCGGTCGATCGGCACGGGCACAGTCTACGGACTGCCGTGCGGTGGGTGCTGTCGTGGTTACTGTGATGTGTCACGATGCCCCCCTCCGACCGTTTCCCGCTTGCGGTGCGCTGTCCGGTATCGCCGTCCCCGTCGACACGGTGGGTCACTCGGCGGACGCGCGAGCGGCATGATGCAACGCCGAGCGGACGTCCGTGACCTCGGTCACCCGCATCTGCTCGGGACCGGCACCGGTGCTGACCGGGCCGCAGCCGGGAGGGACCAGGGCCACCTTGAACCCCAGCCGGGCCGCCTCGGCCAGCCGGCGCGGCACCGCCCCGACCCGGCGCACCTCGCCGGTCAGCCCCACCTCGCCGATCGCCACCAGGTGCGGCGCGATGGCCAGGTTGAGCCCGCCGGAGGCGACCGCCAGTGCGACGGCCAGGTCGGCGGCCGGCTCCACCACGCGGATGCCGCCCACGGTGGCCGCGAAGACCTCCCGGTCGTGCAGGGTGAGCCGCTCGGTGCGGCGTTGCAGCACCGCGAGCACCATCGCCAGCCGGGCCGAGTCGAGGCCGGAGACGGTACGCCGGGGCGAGCCGGCGACCGTCGCGCCGATCAGCGCCTGCACCTCGGTGACCAGGGCGCGGCGCCCCTCCATGGCCACCGTCACGCAGGTGCCCGGCACCGGCTCGGAGTAACGGGTCAGGAACAGCCCGGACGGGTCGGCGAGGCTGCTGATGCCGCCCTCGTGCATCTCGAAGCAGCCGACCTCGTCGGCCGCGCCGAACCGGTTCTTCACACCGCGCACGAGGCGCAGCGACGAGTGCTTGTCACCCTCGAAGTGCAGCACCACGTCGACCAGGTGCTCCAGCACCCGGGGGCCGGCGACCTGGCCGTCCTTGGTGACGTGCCCGACCAGCACCGTGGCGATGCCACGTTCCTTCGCGACCGAGACCAGCGCCGCGGTGACCGCCCGGACCTGGGTCACCCCACCGGGCACCCCCTCGGTGCCCGTCGTCGAGATGGTCTGCACCGAGTCGAGCACCAGCAGGCCCGGCTTGACCGCGTCGAGGTGCCCGAGCACCGCCGCCAGGTCGCTCTCCGCCGCGAGGTAGAGCTGGTCGTGCAGGGTGCCCATCCGCTCGGCGCGGAGTCGCACCTGACTGACCGACTCTTCGCCGCTGACCACCAGCGACGGGCTGCCGGCGCCGACGGCCCACTGCTGCGCCACGTCCAGCAGCAGGGTGGACTTGCCCACGCCCGGCTCGCCGGCGAGCAGCACCACCGCGCCCGGGACCAGGCCACCGCCGAGCACCCGGTCGAGCTCGCTCACCCCGGTGGGCCGGGCCCGGGCCGGTGCGGCGCTGATGGTGGCGATCGGTCGGGCCGGCTCGGCGGGCAGCCGGGAGCTGACCACCCGACCGGAAACCGTAGGCCCGGTCACAGTGCTTTCGACCACCGAGCCCCACTCACCGCACTCCGGGCAGCGCCCCACCCACTTGGGCGGCTGGTGGCCACAGGCGTCGCACTCGTACGCCGGACGTGGCTCGCGGGCGGTGGACCGACCGCGGGCGCCGCCGGCCGTGGCGCCGCGCGGAGAGGTCGATCGGGGAGTGGTCACATCAGGACGCTAGCCCTCGCGTACGACGAAAACACCCCGGCGTGGTGGTCACCACGCCGGGGCGTTTGTCGATGTCGGTCGGGTCAGCCGTGGGTCGTGCCGCCCTCGTCACCCTCGTAGCCGCCCTCGCGCTCGATGATCGGCGAGGGGGGAGCCGCCGGGGTGAGCGGCACCGCGACCGGCGCGGGGCCGGTGACCGTGTTGCCGTTACCGAAGTCGAAGGTCAGGAAGACGTTCTGGCCGGAGCGCAGCGCCTCGGTCAGGCCGATCAGCCGGAGCTGCTGGGTGGCCTCGGAGTTGAGCTGGAGGTAGCTCAGCGGAGCCAGCTCGATCCGGGCGGGCTGACCCGGAGCCGAGGGGCTGGCCGAGCCGGACGCCCGCGCCGACTCCGGGGCGGACGGGGTGGCCGAGGACGACCCGGTCTCCGACGGGGTCGCCGACGGGCTGGCCGAGCCGGACTCGGACGTGGACGGGCTGGCGGAGGCCGACTCCGAGGCGGACGGCGACGGGCTCGCCGAACCGCCGCTGATCACCACCTCACGGGCGCTCTCGGTGGTGACGGTGACCGTCACCGTGTCCTTCGAGTCGTTGTAGATCACGGCGTTGAGGGCGGCGTCCTGCCCCGCCCGGTAGCCCTCGGTGCCCGGGTAGTCGACCAGCAGGCCGCGCACCGCGAAGGCGCCGTTGCCGGCCGAGAGGTTGACGCCCTGGACCGACGGCTCCTTGTTGGCGGTCTCGGCGATCTGGCCGGTGCCGCACCCGGACGCCAGCAGGCTGGTCGCCGCCGCAATCCCGGACAGCAGCAGGGCCGCCCGCCGGGATCCCCTGATCGAGCGCGTCACGTCGGTCCTCCTCGTCACGATCCCCACCCGGCCGCACGCCGGGCACGGTGGCCATACCCGCGCAGACCGCGCTCCAGGGTAGTTGGGGCTGATCGAGGCCCGCACGCGGACCCGGGCAATGCCACCTTCCCGGGTGCCGCTCACACCACCCGACCGCTCGCCACCAGCAGGACCACGTCGATGAGGGCCACCAGCATCACCGCCCGGAAGGCGGCCACCGGCCGCCGGCCGGCCCGGACCGCCGAGCGCCCGGCGTACCAGCCCAGCGCCGGCACCACGGCGGCCGCGCCGACCGCCGTCAACCCGACAGCCGACGGCGGCCCGGGCGGTCCGAGGACCAGGGCCGCGGTCGCCGCGAGGAGCAACCCGGCCGCGGCGACCCGGCTACCGGTCGCGCCCAACCGGTGCGGCAGGCCGCGCACCCCGGTGCGGGCGTCGTCGGCCAGGTCGGGCAGAACGTTGGCGAAATGCGCCCCGGCGCCCAGGCAGGCGGCCGCCGCCAGCAGCCAGGCCGGCGGGGTCGGCTCGCCGGGCAGCCCCAGCACCACGAACGCGGGGAGCGCGCCGAAGGAGACCGCGTACGGCAGGACCGAGAACGCGGTGGCCTTGAGCGGCCAGTCGTAGAGCAGTGCGGAGACCAGGGCGACGGTGAGCCAGAACGCCGCCCTGGGGTTCGTGGTGAGCGCCAGCAGCGGGCAGGCCACCGCGGCCGCCGCTGCGGCCCAGGCCGTGGTGCGACGGCCGACCGCGCCGGCGACGACAGGCTTGTCGGTACGCCCCACCGTGGCGTCCCGCTCGGCGTCCAGCGCGTCGTTGGTCCAGCCCACGGCGAGCTGGCTGGCCAGCACCGCGAGCACCACCGAGGCGACTCCGGCCGGCCGGTGCCCCACTCCCCAGGCCAGTAGACCCGCCACTGTGGTCACCGCCGCGGCCGGTTCCGGATGGCTCGCCCTGACCAGCCCTAACACCCTCGACGACATAAGGGAAGTCTGGTCGTTACCGAGCAGTCGTGCCACGCTCGGAGCCATGCGAGACGTGGCTGCGGCCGCGGCGTCCACCGGCCCCCGGGTGCTGCCGCGCAACGATCCGCGCCAGTACGACGATCTGGCCGGTGAGTGGTGGCGGCCGGATGGCGCGTTCGCGATGCTGCACTGGCTGGCCGAGGCCCGCGCGGCACTTGTGCCACCGGCTGCCCGCCCCGACGCGCTCCTGGTCGACCTGGGCTGCGGTGCCGGGCTGCTCGCGCCGCACCTGGCCGGCAAGGGATACCGGCACGTCGGGGTCGACCTGACCCGCTCGGCGCTGGTCCAGGCAGCCGGGCACGGGGTGCGTGTGATCCAGGCTGATGTCACCGCGGTCCCGCTCGCCGATGGCTGCGCCGACGTGGTCTCCGCCGGTGAGCTGCTCGAACACGTCCCGGCCTGGCCGCTCGCGGTGGCGGAGGCGTGCCGGCTGCTGCGCCCGGGCGGGCTGCTGGTGCTGGACACCCTGAACGACACCGCACTGGCCCGACTGGTCGCGGTGCGCATCGCCGAGCGACTGCCGACCGTGCCGCGCGGGATCCACGATCCACGGTTGTTCGTGGACGCACGGGCGCTGGTGGCCGAGTGCGCCCGGCACGGCGTCGAGTTGCGGCTGCGTGGCATCCGACCGCAGGTCGGTGGCCTGGTCACCTGGCTGTTGCGCCGGACACGCGCGGCCCGGGGGCTGGGCGCGGCACCCACCGGCCGTGCTCCGCGCATCGTGCCGACCCGGTCCACCGCTGTGCTGTACCAGGGCCGGGGGGTCCGCAACGGATAGTCGGGCCGTGGCGGGGGTAAGGGACGCCGAGAAGGGGGCAATATGACGGTGCACGCGCTGGAGGCGGCCCGCCGGTTGGCGCCGCGGTTCGCCGCGCGGGCGGCGGAGCACGACCGGGAGGGCTCCTTTCCGGTCGAGGACTTCCGTGACCTGCGGGAGGCCGGCCTGTTCGGGTTGATGGTGCCCCGGTCGTTGGGTGGCCTGGGCGCCAGCTTCGCCGAGTACGCCGAGGTGGCGACCGAACTTGCCCGAGGCAACGGTGCGACCGCCCTGGTGTTCAACATGCACGCCTCGGTGACCGGCGCGTTGGGCGCGGTCACCGAGGAGCTGGCCGAGGCGCTGGGCGTGCCGGACGCGGCGCTGGCCGCCCGGGATCGGCTGCTCACCGCCGCGGCGCAGGGCTCCTGGTACGCGGTGGCGATGAGCGAGCGCGGCGCCGGTGCCCGGCTCTCCCAGCTGAGCACGGTCTACGAGGCGACCGACGCGGGCTGGCACCTCAAGGGCAGCAAGACCTTCTGCTCCGGCGCCGGGCACGCCGACGGCTACCTGGTGGCCGCGCGCAGCACAGCGGACCAGTCGGTGGTCTCCCAGTTCCTGGTGCCGGCCGGTGACGGGTTGACCGTCGAGCCGACCTGGGACGCGCTCGGCATGCGCGCCACCTCGTCGCACGATCTGCACCTGGACGTCACGGTGCCGGCCGACCGGCTGCTCGGCGGAGTGGAGGGGCTTGCCCTGGTGGTCGCCCAGCTGATGCCGCACTGGTTGGTGGCCAGCTACGCGGCGGTCTACGTGGGGGTGGCCCGGGCGGCGATCGACGCGGCGGCCGAGCACCTCAACGCCCGCAACCTGGCCGGCCTGTCGGCGGTGCGCGCGCGGTTGGGGCGGGCGGACGCGGCGACGGCGGCGGCCCAGCTGGTGGTGGCCGAGGCGGCCCGCCGGGTGGACGAGACGCCGGGTGACGCGGAGACCAACCGCTGGGTGTGGCGCGCGAAGCTGCTCGCCGGCACCACGGCCGCCGAGGTGGCGGCGTCGATGCTGGAGGCGGCGGGCACCTCGGCGACGCGACGCGGCCACCCGTTGGAGCGGCTCTACCGGGACGCCCGCTGTGGCTCGTTGCATCCGGCCACGTCGGACGTCTGCGCCGACTGGCTCGGCATCGCCGCCTTGGGCGGGGACCCGGACCGTGACGGATCGGCCCCGCGTTGGTGAGCCGGTGCGGCTGGACCGGCGCGGGGGATCGGCCGGCCGTGGTGGCCGGGGGGAGGAACCGGGGGAGCGCAAGGTCGGACGAGAGGTGGGGATCGTGGCCGTACCAGTGATCGCGGGGCTCGGGACGGCACAGCCGCCGTCCGCTTTACAGGACGAGTTGTGGGAGGGCTTCTTCTCCCGGCACTTCTCCGGCACCACCCGGTCGTTGGCCCAGCGGATCTTCGCGAACTCGGGGGTGACGCGCCGGCAGGCCGCGGTCAATCCCCTGTTGGAGGACGTCTCGGACTGGCCGACCGAACGCCGGATGCGCCGCTACCAGGTGGAGGCGCTGCCACTGGGCAAGGAGGCGGTCGGCCGTGCGCTGACCGCGGCCGGGCTGGGCGCCGGCGACATCGGGCTGTTCATCGTCTGTTCCTGCACCGGGTACGCCACCCCGGGGCTCGACATCCTGCTCGCCCGGGATCTCGGCATGGCTCCGGACACCCAGCGGATGTTCGTCGGCCACATGGGCTGTTACGCGGCGCTGCCGGGGCTGGGCGCGGCGAGCGACTTCGTCACCGCCCGGGGCCGTCCGGCGCTGCTGCTCTGCGCGGAGCTGACCAGCCTGCACATCCAGCCGTCCAGCGCCCGGGTGGACACCCAGCAGATCGTCTCGCACGCGCTCTTCTCGGACGCCGCGGTCGCCGCCGTGGTGATGCCGGGTGGCCCGGGGTACGTCATGCGTGAGGTCACCTCGATCACCGACACGTCCACCGCCGACCACATGACGTGGGACGTCACCGACGCGGGCTTCCGGATGGGGTTGTCGCCGAAGGTGCCGCAGGTGCTCTCCCGGCACGTCCGTGGGCTGGTCGACGACCTGCTGGCCCGGCACGGCACGACCGTCTCCGAGGTGGACGGCTGGGCCGTGCACCCGGGCGGGCCGCGAATCCTCAACGTGGTCGAGCGGGAGCTGGCCCTTCCGCCGCAGGCGTTGGCGGCGTCCCGGGCGACGCTCGACGAGCACGGCAACTGCTCCTCGCCCACTGTGCTGCTGATCCTCGATCGGCTGAGTCGCGCGACGGCGGCGCCCCGGCGGATCGTCATGCTGGCGTTCGGTCCCGGCCTCACCCTGTACGCCGTGCTGCTCGATCGACAGGGCTGATCGCCCCGGGGTCCCGGCCGGTACGATCGCCGCATGGATGCTGCGGCGGACGACCGGCTGCGGTCGGCGGCGCTGGTCGGCGTGGCCCTGGCCGCCCTGGCCGTCGGCGGCTGGTGGTGGCGGGCCGCCGCGCCCGTCTCGACGGCCGGGTCGGCTGGCCCTTCGGCGGCGACGCCGACCGTCGGGCCGACCGTCAGCACAGCGTTGGAACGTGCCATGGTCGCCGCGCCGCCCGATGCCCGGGTGACGGTGCGGTTGGATTCCGAGACGGGCGAGGTCATCGAGAGACAGAGCAGCAGCGGAGTGTCGATCGATCCTGCGACGGGCATGGTCGGCACCGTGGACGGAGTGCCGGGCGAGCTGTTTTCTCAACCGGACCCGTCGGGTGGGCTGCCCCTGTTCAAGGAGACGATCTGGCGGGAGGAGAGGGAACTCACCCCGGGCCAGGGGGTGACCCGCCAGTCGACCGATGACGGCTCCCGCTACCTGCTCCAGTACCGGTGCACCCGGCCCGGCACGATGGTGGTGACGAGCACCGGGGCCGCGATCGCCGGCCGGCCGCGGATCGACTGCGACGGCACGATGGCCTCCGCCGAGGTGCTGACCGGTGGCGGGCGGTTCCGGGTCTCCCTGTCCGCCGTCGGCGACGGGCCGATCGACGTCCAGGTGCAGCTCGTCGCGCTGCCCCGTTAGGCCGCCGGCCGCCCCGGTCAGGCGGTGAGGGCGCTCAGGTCCTCCCGGTACGCGTCGACCGGCCCCAGCTCGGGCAGCACCCGGGTCACCACGCCAGCACGGTCGACCAGCAGCGCGGTCGCGGTGCCGTTTCGGGCGGGCTGGCCCAGGAACGAGCGCAGCCCGCCTGCTGGGTCGGCCAGGGCGCGGACGTTCCGCTCGACCGGCGGTGGGGCGGTGACCGCCCGCCCTCCGCTGACGGTGACCACGGCCACTCCGGCGGGCGCCGCCGCCACGGCCTCGGCCACCCGGTCCGCGCACAGGCAGCCGTCCACCAGGATGATCATGGCGGGCAGCAGGCCGCGCAGGGGTACCGGTGACTGCCCGGCGTCGACCAGGTCCAGGGCGGGCAGCGCCCGCCCGGCGAGGGCCGCGGGCGGCGCGTAGGGAGCCGGGGTCGGGCGGTCGGTGCCGCGGTTGGCGCGCGGCCAGGTGACCGCCAGCAGGCCGGCCAGCGTGGTGAGCACCGCCACGAGCACGATCAGCAGCGGCACGGCCAGGGCCCGGTGCGGACCC
Above is a window of Micromonospora coriariae DNA encoding:
- the disA gene encoding DNA integrity scanning diadenylate cyclase DisA, with protein sequence MPIDRDTTKPAGAPPHARTGGVGSPARTISVSVTAGAAGSAGDPLRANLALMAPGTALRDGLERILRGRTGALIVLGYDKVVEGLCTGGFPLDVEFSATRVRELCKMDGAVVLSSDGTRIVRAAVHLMPDPSIPTEESGTRHRTAERVARQTGYPVISVSQSMRIISLYVNGQRHVLDDSAAILSRANQALATLERYKLRLDEVSGTLSALEIEDLVTVRDAVAVVQRLEMVRRIADEIAGYVVELGTDGRLLALQLDELMAGVDADRTLVIRDYLPVGRKSRTLDEALVELDLLGATELIDLVSVAKAIGYPAASDALDAAVSPRGFRLLAKVPRLPVPVVDRLVVHFGSLQRLLGATVEDLQAVEGVGDARARGVREGLSRLAEASILERYV
- the radA gene encoding DNA repair protein RadA, giving the protein MTTPRSTSPRGATAGGARGRSTAREPRPAYECDACGHQPPKWVGRCPECGEWGSVVESTVTGPTVSGRVVSSRLPAEPARPIATISAAPARARPTGVSELDRVLGGGLVPGAVVLLAGEPGVGKSTLLLDVAQQWAVGAGSPSLVVSGEESVSQVRLRAERMGTLHDQLYLAAESDLAAVLGHLDAVKPGLLVLDSVQTISTTGTEGVPGGVTQVRAVTAALVSVAKERGIATVLVGHVTKDGQVAGPRVLEHLVDVVLHFEGDKHSSLRLVRGVKNRFGAADEVGCFEMHEGGISSLADPSGLFLTRYSEPVPGTCVTVAMEGRRALVTEVQALIGATVAGSPRRTVSGLDSARLAMVLAVLQRRTERLTLHDREVFAATVGGIRVVEPAADLAVALAVASGGLNLAIAPHLVAIGEVGLTGEVRRVGAVPRRLAEAARLGFKVALVPPGCGPVSTGAGPEQMRVTEVTDVRSALHHAARASAE
- a CDS encoding UbiA family prenyltransferase; this encodes MSSRVLGLVRASHPEPAAAVTTVAGLLAWGVGHRPAGVASVVLAVLASQLAVGWTNDALDAERDATVGRTDKPVVAGAVGRRTTAWAAAAAAVACPLLALTTNPRAAFWLTVALVSALLYDWPLKATAFSVLPYAVSFGALPAFVVLGLPGEPTPPAWLLAAAACLGAGAHFANVLPDLADDARTGVRGLPHRLGATGSRVAAAGLLLAATAALVLGPPGPPSAVGLTAVGAAAVVPALGWYAGRSAVRAGRRPVAAFRAVMLVALIDVVLLVASGRVV
- a CDS encoding methyltransferase domain-containing protein; its protein translation is MRDVAAAAASTGPRVLPRNDPRQYDDLAGEWWRPDGAFAMLHWLAEARAALVPPAARPDALLVDLGCGAGLLAPHLAGKGYRHVGVDLTRSALVQAAGHGVRVIQADVTAVPLADGCADVVSAGELLEHVPAWPLAVAEACRLLRPGGLLVLDTLNDTALARLVAVRIAERLPTVPRGIHDPRLFVDARALVAECARHGVELRLRGIRPQVGGLVTWLLRRTRAARGLGAAPTGRAPRIVPTRSTAVLYQGRGVRNG
- a CDS encoding acyl-CoA dehydrogenase family protein: MTVHALEAARRLAPRFAARAAEHDREGSFPVEDFRDLREAGLFGLMVPRSLGGLGASFAEYAEVATELARGNGATALVFNMHASVTGALGAVTEELAEALGVPDAALAARDRLLTAAAQGSWYAVAMSERGAGARLSQLSTVYEATDAGWHLKGSKTFCSGAGHADGYLVAARSTADQSVVSQFLVPAGDGLTVEPTWDALGMRATSSHDLHLDVTVPADRLLGGVEGLALVVAQLMPHWLVASYAAVYVGVARAAIDAAAEHLNARNLAGLSAVRARLGRADAATAAAQLVVAEAARRVDETPGDAETNRWVWRAKLLAGTTAAEVAASMLEAAGTSATRRGHPLERLYRDARCGSLHPATSDVCADWLGIAALGGDPDRDGSAPRW